In Metopolophium dirhodum isolate CAU chromosome 7, ASM1992520v1, whole genome shotgun sequence, one genomic interval encodes:
- the LOC132948538 gene encoding uncharacterized protein LOC132948538, whose translation MISYYYRILIIQPIMATNLTENYRIKEIESPSGIFFNHLTKIKTTNSKWKLSVYVNLTTYDGNFERIKIFQKETIKHCLKIAKNTEIVPIEHLVIWSYLCEQFNTTTTSYIHDIEKTRQQINYAVSRNERYRRGLINGIGRLSKTLFGICSDEDYEFFDKKISEISEKQSRVIHDMRQQTRIVQSTVHDVDRAMVKIQQTETAIISNINKLESKANQVGKLINEMEVRQIMNEQTEELNVLLTQHSFQTHNLVAIVNTAQVGHMHSSIISATDFLAELQQVRIQLDSRENFAEQVTIQNVHKLMKMSNLQVIRVADTLIFIIAIPIVDTREYRLYKSIPLPIKQKKSVYALIQPTNKYLAMSEDNVYSIYIDDIELSKCIHMQEYYICSNTQTHYIQETDNCEAKLFSSQDKDVIPKACEIKITRIQKLVIHKLDNENVWLYTAEQPTTINIDCASGEPVLQTLQNTGTISLTYPCRAITKEYELTPTRSIVTKTSYDFIPRVNITVNMKQYQTNRIQDDFPKINNSYYPDFHSLASNAKQLDLLLQSQIDDSIEYVTVSNITYVTVGIGIGILVLIIVISKISFKLYKQNKVSMSYIKALVNTKSVDDIQCVEIK comes from the coding sequence ATGATATCTTATTATTACAGGATATTAATCATACAACCTATCATGGCAACAAATTTAACAGAAAATTATCGAATAAAGGAAATTGAATCACCAtcaggaattttttttaatcatttgacaaaaataaaaacaacaaattcaaAGTGGAAATTATCAGTCTATGTGAATTTAACCACGTATGATGGTAATTTTGAACGAATTAAGATATTTCAAAaggaaacaataaaacattgtttaaaaattgcaaaaaacaCAGAAATAGTTCCAATAGAGCACTTGGTAATTTGGTCGTATTTATGCGAGCAATTTAATACAACAACAACATCATATATCCATGATATAGAGAAAACGCGACAACAGATAAACTATGCCGTTAGTAGAAACGAACGCTATAGAAGAGGATTGATAAACGGAATTGGTAGattatcaaaaacattatttggaATATGTTCGGACGAAGATTATGAAttttttgataagaaaataaGTGAAATAAGCGAAAAACAAAGTAGGGTTATTCACGATATGCGACAGCAAACGCGAATAGTACAGTCAACAGTACATGATGTAGACCGAGCAATGGTGAAGATACAACAAACTGAAACAgcgataataagtaatataaacaaGTTGGAAAGTAAAGCAAACCAAGTAGGTAAATTGATTAATGAAATGGAAGTTAGACAAATAATGAATGAACAAACTGAggaattaaatgttttgttaacACAACATTCATTCCAAACTCACAATCTAGTAGCAATAGTAAATACAGCACAAGTAGGTCATATGCATTCTAGCATTATTTCGGCGACAGATTTTTTAGCAGAGTTACAACAAGTGAGAATACAATTAGATTCGAGAGAGAACTTCGCTGAACAAGTCACAATACAGAATGTacataagttaatgaaaatgaGTAACTTACAAGTAATAAGAGTAGCAgatacattaatattcataatagccATTCCGATAGTCGATACAAGGGAATACCGCCTATACAAGTCAATACCACTGCCTATAAAACAGAAAAAGTCAGTATATGCGTTAATTCAACCAACGAATAAATACTTGGCCATGTCAGAGGATAATGTGTATTCAATATACATAGATGACATAGAGTTAAGCAAATGCATACATAtgcaagaatattatatttgttcgaACACTCAGACGCACTATATTCAAGAAACGGACAATTGTGAAGcgaaattatttagtagtcaGGATAAAGATGTAATTCCAAAAgcatgtgaaataaaaattacacgtATTCAAAAATTAGTGATACACAAGTTAGATAACGAAAATGTTTGGTTGTACACGGCAGAACAACCAACGACAATCAACATTGATTGTGCGAGTGGAGAGCCAGTGTTGCAAACCTTGCAAAACACAGGTACAATCTCTCTCACGTATCCGTGTCGTGCGATAACAAAAGAGTATGAGCTAACCCCCACCAGATCAATAGTAACGAAAACATCGTATGATTTCATTCCGAGAGTGAACATAACGGttaatatgaaacaatatcaAACTAATAGGATACAGGatgattttccaaaaataaataattcatattatccCGATTTTCATTCATTAGCAAGTAACGCAAaacaattagatttattattacagtcacAAATAGATGATAGTATAGAATATGTAACTGTATCTAATATAACATACGTAACAGTaggaataggtataggtatattagtgttaataattgtaataagtaagataagttttaaactgtataaacaaaataaagtgtCAATGAGTTATATAAAAGCATTGGTCAATACAAAATCAGTAGACGACATACAATGCGTAGAAATTAAGTag